Proteins encoded by one window of Methanomassiliicoccaceae archaeon:
- a CDS encoding MMPL family transporter yields MAKFFERLASSIIKYPKQIILAWVVILLCAAPFAIGAGGVLKYDTAEVALDDSESMQGLSIIEDNFYQSEVSMSASPILVLESDVARNLAGTYFQELSDEYLNDPDRLAEFKDAYGNPKIVNFIYNGVSESESSKSLAILFVIYSTEFTNVYDDTPELRNYVSKAVSEYESDKSAAPENQVIAITTYVTGSAAIGYDAEVATMEDLAKIDPFTILLILVLVGLFFRSIISAATPPMTIGFAFGITLSLVFALGQVMNIYFITEMLILVTMMGAGCDYCIFILARYREERRYGKSHEESLHNSVVWAGESITTSGASVIIGFGALSLCSVPMVSTMGIILAVGILIALIAALTLITSMLSLVGDKMFWPSKAETFREGSKAMNGWYGKVSGFGSKYFRKSAKFSHKHAKTIVAAAILVTVPAAYIVTTAETSYDFTSTLSTGESYDGLQEIEGYVGGGFLMPNYVVIEFDDSYAVATLSYDTSGSQPTPLLTWNDNDSYGKMATLTGQIAETDNIRMSTSVAKWYDPSLANDSLLEEALQSGEITMLTSMISTYPDDIREALLAHAVAGVALMNMPTEASPYATVALTNMGMDAALLESMRTLLSSGSFEAVQNYMDAHTVMPSLSLAVMESPYAVPVMDAMINYMGGALGGDIAAGVGGQLTFAKITAITISSATSNESMGTIATIGGMVDTFKAENPEVADSWVTGSPAVTYDLSNSVGEEFSYIELFVVIMIILLLFFVMKSYLIPIRSVLTVVMSIVWTLALTHLIFTNILDIGVVWLIPIILFVICLGLGMDYDILLTTRIKENVMHLGMDNDKAIYEAVTHTGSVITICGLIMGGAFGTLMLSSMPMMQEFGFALCFAILVDALLVRTYIVPAVMHILGRWNWVGPKWMQRKVQGE; encoded by the coding sequence ATGGCAAAATTTTTTGAGAGACTGGCAAGTAGCATAATCAAATATCCTAAACAGATAATTTTAGCCTGGGTCGTCATTCTGCTCTGTGCCGCGCCGTTCGCTATCGGTGCAGGAGGAGTGCTCAAATACGATACGGCGGAGGTCGCCCTGGACGATTCCGAGTCCATGCAGGGCCTAAGCATAATAGAAGATAATTTCTACCAGTCCGAGGTCTCGATGTCGGCAAGTCCGATACTCGTTCTGGAAAGCGATGTTGCCAGGAACCTGGCCGGGACATACTTCCAGGAACTTTCCGATGAATATCTGAACGATCCCGACAGGCTCGCGGAATTCAAGGACGCCTACGGAAACCCGAAGATCGTCAATTTCATCTACAACGGAGTGAGCGAAAGCGAGTCCAGCAAATCCCTGGCGATCCTGTTCGTAATATATTCGACAGAATTCACAAATGTATATGATGACACGCCAGAGCTCAGGAACTACGTATCCAAGGCCGTGTCCGAATACGAATCGGACAAGTCCGCCGCGCCCGAGAACCAAGTGATAGCCATCACCACTTATGTCACGGGTTCCGCTGCGATCGGATACGACGCAGAGGTCGCGACCATGGAAGATCTTGCCAAGATTGACCCCTTCACCATACTTCTGATACTTGTCCTGGTAGGCCTGTTCTTCAGGTCCATAATATCTGCGGCCACTCCGCCGATGACAATAGGGTTCGCGTTCGGAATAACCCTCTCGTTGGTGTTCGCGCTAGGCCAGGTTATGAACATATACTTCATCACGGAGATGCTGATTCTTGTCACGATGATGGGTGCCGGATGCGACTACTGCATCTTTATACTGGCCAGGTACCGCGAGGAGCGCCGTTACGGAAAATCGCACGAAGAATCGCTCCACAATTCGGTGGTATGGGCAGGAGAATCAATAACAACGTCCGGTGCGTCTGTGATCATAGGCTTCGGAGCGCTATCGCTCTGTTCGGTGCCGATGGTCAGCACGATGGGCATAATACTCGCAGTCGGAATATTGATTGCGCTCATCGCAGCCCTTACGCTGATCACATCCATGCTTTCCCTCGTGGGAGACAAGATGTTCTGGCCGTCTAAGGCCGAAACGTTCCGCGAAGGCAGCAAAGCGATGAACGGATGGTACGGTAAGGTTTCCGGATTCGGCTCCAAATATTTCCGCAAGTCAGCTAAATTCTCACATAAGCATGCAAAGACGATCGTTGCGGCGGCCATACTTGTGACGGTGCCTGCTGCATATATCGTCACAACGGCTGAAACCTCGTACGACTTCACGAGCACACTGAGCACCGGCGAGTCGTACGATGGCCTGCAGGAGATCGAAGGCTATGTTGGCGGGGGCTTCCTCATGCCGAACTACGTGGTGATCGAGTTCGATGACAGCTATGCCGTCGCCACACTTTCATACGATACGAGCGGATCGCAACCGACGCCGTTGCTGACTTGGAACGATAACGACAGTTACGGCAAGATGGCCACACTGACAGGTCAGATAGCGGAGACCGACAACATACGGATGTCCACAAGCGTGGCGAAATGGTACGATCCTTCCTTGGCTAACGACAGCCTTCTGGAGGAAGCATTACAGTCTGGGGAGATCACAATGCTGACAAGCATGATATCGACATACCCAGATGATATAAGGGAAGCTCTTCTCGCTCACGCCGTCGCAGGAGTCGCACTCATGAATATGCCCACCGAGGCATCGCCCTACGCCACTGTGGCGCTCACCAACATGGGCATGGACGCGGCTTTGTTGGAGAGTATGCGCACTCTGTTGTCGTCCGGATCCTTCGAGGCTGTTCAGAACTACATGGATGCGCACACGGTCATGCCTTCTCTGTCCTTGGCGGTGATGGAATCCCCGTATGCGGTGCCGGTGATGGACGCGATGATAAACTATATGGGAGGGGCGCTGGGAGGAGATATCGCGGCCGGCGTCGGAGGACAGCTGACGTTCGCCAAGATAACAGCGATCACCATATCGTCGGCCACATCAAATGAATCCATGGGCACTATCGCTACCATCGGCGGAATGGTAGATACGTTCAAGGCAGAGAATCCGGAGGTAGCCGACTCATGGGTGACCGGTTCCCCCGCTGTAACGTACGACCTTTCCAACTCGGTCGGTGAAGAGTTCAGTTACATCGAGCTGTTTGTAGTGATAATGATAATCCTTCTGCTATTCTTCGTCATGAAGTCCTATCTAATACCCATACGCTCGGTTCTGACGGTCGTGATGAGCATAGTGTGGACCCTGGCGCTGACCCACCTGATATTTACGAACATCCTCGACATAGGGGTGGTCTGGCTCATACCCATAATATTGTTCGTTATATGCCTGGGTTTAGGAATGGACTACGATATTCTGCTTACCACCCGTATAAAGGAGAACGTGATGCACCTCGGAATGGACAATGACAAGGCGATATACGAAGCGGTCACTCATACCGGATCGGTGATAACGATCTGCGGCCTCATCATGGGCGGGGCCTTTGGAACATTGATGCTATCGTCTATGCCTATGATGCAGGAGTTCGGATTCGCACTATGCTTTGCCATTTTGGTGGACGCCCTGTTGGTCCGTACATACATAGTTCCGGCGGTGATGCACATCCTTGGCAGATGGAACTGGGTAGGCCCCAAGTGGATGCAGAGAAAGGTCCAGGGGGAATAA
- a CDS encoding 4Fe-4S binding protein, producing MVSIIEAECVACGACVDACPEAAITVDDIAMIDADKCVECGACVDECPSSAITE from the coding sequence ATGGTATCCATAATAGAAGCAGAATGCGTCGCCTGCGGCGCGTGTGTGGACGCTTGCCCCGAGGCAGCGATCACCGTTGACGACATAGCCATGATCGACGCTGACAAATGCGTTGAATGCGGGGCCTGCGTCGATGAGTGCCCCAGCTCGGCAATCACCGAGTGA
- a CDS encoding class I SAM-dependent methyltransferase → MDQRPLDFFRFGDPKGAEGRESLESMNEHHRELSEWALSLLPSDLNPRNILDIGCGGGMQLHMLGKMYPKAHLHGADPSNEAVKLASETNTLNIDSGRCRIDMSPVEDLPYPNGSFDLISAFETYFFWKDLDVAFKEIRRVLSPGGRLIVVSEQYPDPNFDKRNAEYAKRTGMKLVKNEEMVSILGKYGLRAELKEVPEKNWVCFIAVKY, encoded by the coding sequence ATGGATCAGAGACCTTTAGACTTCTTCCGCTTTGGCGACCCGAAAGGTGCCGAGGGACGCGAATCCCTCGAATCCATGAACGAACATCACCGAGAGCTGAGCGAGTGGGCGCTGTCTCTGCTCCCGTCCGATCTAAATCCCCGCAATATCCTCGACATAGGCTGCGGAGGCGGTATGCAATTGCATATGCTCGGAAAGATGTATCCAAAGGCCCATCTCCATGGGGCGGACCCCTCTAACGAGGCGGTCAAGCTGGCTTCCGAGACCAACACCTTGAACATCGATAGCGGCAGATGCAGGATCGACATGTCACCCGTAGAGGACCTTCCTTATCCCAATGGGTCTTTCGATCTGATCTCCGCTTTCGAGACCTACTTCTTCTGGAAGGACCTTGACGTGGCCTTCAAGGAGATCAGACGCGTGCTTTCTCCCGGTGGGAGGTTGATCGTCGTATCTGAACAGTATCCAGACCCCAATTTCGATAAAAGGAACGCCGAGTATGCCAAGAGGACCGGGATGAAATTAGTGAAGAACGAAGAGATGGTGTCGATTCTCGGTAAATACGGGCTGAGGGCGGAATTAAAGGAAGTCCCTGAAAAGAATTGGGTATGTTTCATTGCGGTAAAATATTGA